A genomic segment from Nodularia sphaerocarpa UHCC 0038 encodes:
- a CDS encoding DNA sulfur modification protein DndB yields MADYVPALKARMGDWEYYVTVMKLGKIARECRIAEEIHPNKELDALIQRTIQDRVQKEMVPYLLKESQRFYGALVVAVYGGNPDFSPVRVAEHELIDDRDQYSYGFGLLRFDGSQMYYALDGQHRLKSIQEAISKNPDLAQEEISVIILKHEQTKEGLERTRRLFSTLNRRAKPTSSGMNIAIDEDDSVAIVTRRLVKENEVLKGLVLTSLGSKQISPAKSHDPYITTLPAFYETNEILLGAYEGGLDIDKNFKQFRASNDELDAYYNFLEKLWMLMLEKCPEFTPILKGRKKPGDIRKCIDSEGILILDDTGKPIAGGSVFARPIGQFIIAEVIKLALIQGKSTEDTIEAIMANVTMNIDQAPWVRVIWNPSTQRIMGTNTERQLLVSIISHSLGLKIKSKVRDLKQKYRDIIEDQKASLLLPIEWSGNTSNTFEESEQNEFIEN; encoded by the coding sequence ATGGCAGATTATGTTCCAGCATTAAAAGCTCGTATGGGTGATTGGGAATATTATGTAACGGTGATGAAGCTTGGTAAAATTGCTCGTGAATGCCGAATTGCAGAAGAAATTCATCCCAATAAAGAGTTAGACGCGTTAATTCAAAGAACAATACAGGATCGTGTTCAAAAAGAGATGGTTCCCTATCTTTTAAAAGAATCTCAGCGATTTTATGGAGCCTTAGTTGTAGCTGTTTATGGGGGAAATCCAGATTTTTCACCAGTTCGAGTGGCTGAACATGAATTAATAGATGATAGAGATCAATATAGCTATGGTTTTGGTTTACTACGTTTTGACGGTAGCCAAATGTACTATGCTTTAGATGGTCAGCATAGACTCAAATCAATACAAGAAGCGATTTCTAAAAATCCAGACCTTGCTCAAGAAGAAATTAGTGTAATCATTCTTAAACATGAGCAAACAAAGGAAGGCTTAGAGCGAACAAGACGATTATTTTCTACACTTAATCGCCGGGCTAAACCTACATCATCAGGTATGAATATCGCTATTGATGAAGATGATAGTGTAGCCATTGTTACTCGTAGATTAGTTAAAGAAAATGAAGTTCTTAAAGGATTAGTTTTAACTAGCCTAGGTTCTAAGCAAATATCCCCTGCTAAATCTCATGATCCTTATATTACTACCCTTCCTGCTTTTTATGAAACTAATGAAATCTTGCTTGGTGCTTATGAGGGTGGTTTAGATATTGATAAAAACTTTAAGCAATTCAGAGCTTCTAATGACGAACTTGATGCTTACTATAATTTTTTAGAAAAGCTTTGGATGCTAATGCTTGAAAAATGTCCTGAATTTACACCAATTTTAAAAGGAAGAAAAAAGCCTGGTGATATTCGTAAATGTATTGATTCAGAGGGAATTTTAATTTTAGATGATACAGGAAAGCCCATAGCAGGAGGAAGTGTTTTTGCTCGTCCTATTGGTCAATTTATTATTGCTGAGGTAATTAAATTAGCTTTAATTCAAGGAAAATCAACAGAAGATACAATTGAAGCGATTATGGCTAATGTAACTATGAATATTGATCAAGCTCCTTGGGTTCGAGTTATTTGGAATCCATCAACACAGAGAATTATGGGGACGAATACTGAAAGACAATTGTTAGTATCTATAATCAGTCATTCTCTGGGATTGAAAATTAAATCTAAGGTGCGAGATTTGAAACAAAAATATCGTGATATCATTGAAGACCAAAAAGCATCTTTACTATTACCTATAGAATGGTCGGGAAATACTAGCAATACTTTTGAAGAGAGTGAACAAAATGAATTCATAGAAAATTAA
- a CDS encoding Uma2 family endonuclease, whose amino-acid sequence MLGLLAKLSQWEELTSQSALNSVDSDQILLMNGISWDIYETLLKSCQNNSHYRFKYLEGTLEIMSPSRRHEVDKKIIALLLETYFLEIGIDFYPLGSTTFRREAAARGIEPDECYCFNSEKPVPDLAIEIVITSGGINDLLIYQGLGVPEVWFWQNNQFSLYYLRGNKYEQINQSQLLPDLDLNLLAILLMSGEKPKDLISKFRESIRK is encoded by the coding sequence ATGTTAGGTTTACTCGCAAAATTGAGCCAATGGGAAGAATTAACAAGTCAATCAGCATTAAACAGCGTTGATTCTGACCAAATTTTACTCATGAATGGCATTAGTTGGGATATATATGAGACACTATTAAAAAGTTGCCAAAATAATTCTCATTATCGCTTTAAATATTTAGAAGGTACTTTAGAAATAATGTCACCTAGTCGCCGCCATGAGGTTGATAAAAAGATTATTGCTTTATTGTTGGAAACCTATTTTTTAGAAATTGGTATTGATTTTTATCCTTTAGGCTCAACCACTTTTAGAAGAGAAGCAGCCGCTAGAGGTATAGAACCAGATGAATGTTATTGTTTTAATTCTGAAAAACCTGTTCCTGATTTGGCGATTGAAATAGTTATAACCAGTGGGGGAATTAATGATTTATTAATTTATCAAGGTTTGGGTGTACCGGAAGTCTGGTTTTGGCAGAATAATCAATTTTCACTATATTATCTGCGTGGTAATAAGTATGAGCAAATAAATCAAAGTCAACTTTTACCAGATTTAGATTTAAACCTATTGGCAATTTTGCTGATGTCTGGTGAAAAACCAAAGGATTTAATTTCAAAGTTCCGTGAAAGTATTCGTAAATAG
- a CDS encoding HNH endonuclease domain-containing protein has product MYNLPIADNLNISALAGLFDSTTNSYKYLYFLSLLDILRRRNFDNLSAISFREIIVEMLANAWYPHQYFKLSFGKIDQIANKLDNLELEIKEPILNFRDPDKKILRNTINTQNIEDIINSINRYVSYRLVRPFFNQETRGLKDYDVNPAIINLANNQFYTQKPLYCFNADNQKDCNAIIIHPDWVEYLEKNYTIVRGWVSWEWLNYMQQRNPSIPNVVNKLFMPQQRDSLANQTKYWKTILEHQDIKCIYSQVQLNKDEISLDHYLPWSFVAHDQLWNLIPTTKYVNSSKSNNLLSQKYFSDFVELQYVGLNISYENISKNQWLKYTEPFVSELKVSQADDLLNLEILSNAYERTIQPLSSLASIQGFSANWVYR; this is encoded by the coding sequence ATGTATAACTTACCAATTGCTGATAATTTAAATATTTCAGCATTAGCAGGACTATTTGATTCAACGACTAACTCTTATAAATATCTTTATTTTTTATCATTATTAGATATTCTGAGACGAAGAAATTTTGATAATCTATCAGCCATTAGCTTTCGGGAAATTATTGTTGAGATGTTGGCTAATGCTTGGTATCCTCACCAATATTTTAAACTTTCTTTTGGGAAGATAGACCAAATCGCTAATAAATTAGATAATTTGGAATTAGAAATTAAAGAACCAATTTTAAATTTTAGAGATCCAGATAAGAAAATTCTACGTAATACTATTAATACTCAAAATATTGAAGATATTATTAACTCTATTAATCGGTATGTTTCTTATCGTTTAGTTCGTCCTTTCTTTAATCAAGAAACTAGAGGATTAAAAGATTATGATGTTAATCCAGCTATCATTAATTTAGCTAACAATCAATTCTATACGCAGAAGCCTTTATATTGCTTTAACGCTGACAATCAAAAAGATTGTAACGCAATTATTATACACCCTGATTGGGTAGAATATTTAGAGAAAAATTACACAATAGTTAGGGGCTGGGTATCTTGGGAATGGTTAAATTATATGCAGCAACGAAACCCTAGCATTCCCAATGTGGTTAATAAATTATTTATGCCACAACAAAGAGATTCTTTAGCAAATCAAACTAAATATTGGAAAACTATTTTAGAGCATCAGGATATTAAATGTATTTATTCTCAAGTTCAATTAAATAAAGATGAAATATCATTAGATCATTATCTACCTTGGTCATTTGTTGCTCATGATCAATTATGGAATTTAATCCCAACTACAAAATATGTTAATTCTTCTAAATCTAATAATCTACTATCTCAAAAATATTTTTCTGATTTTGTGGAATTACAGTATGTAGGTTTAAATATTTCTTATGAAAATATATCTAAAAATCAATGGTTAAAATATACTGAGCCATTTGTATCTGAATTAAAAGTTAGTCAAGCTGATGATTTATTAAATTTAGAAATTCTAAGTAATGCTTATGAGAGAACTATTCAACCATTAAGTTCTTTAGCAAGTATTCAAGGCTTTAGTGCTAATTGGGTTTACAGGTAA
- a CDS encoding cysteine desulfurase family protein yields MTTQEKIIYLDYHATTPVDLRVAEKVMYYMTNAFGNANSVDHIYGDEAAKVVKQARQQIAELINASPKEIIFTSGATESINLAIQGYVSQQHHPCKIIVSPVEHKAVLDTCAALAKKRLVEIVWLKVNQQAQIDLEYLEKVGAEGASLLCVMAANNEVGTIYPISEIGAIASFYNIPFLCDASQAVGKIPLNFQDCGITYLAISGHKLYAPKGVGALVVKKGEHLQPIIYGGGHQQGIRSGTLNVPGIAGLGEACHWRRLEMEKDEQAIALMRNQLQNLLQCQIPDLVVNGDLNNRLSGNLHISIPNIPNSAIIARVRHQLAISTGAACSSGVVAPSHVLQAMNLAENLIEGALRIGIGKFTTKAEIEKTSSLIINAVNKIQQLL; encoded by the coding sequence ATGACCACACAAGAAAAGATAATTTACCTTGATTATCATGCAACTACTCCCGTTGATTTGAGAGTAGCAGAAAAAGTCATGTATTATATGACTAATGCTTTTGGTAATGCCAATAGTGTAGATCATATATATGGAGATGAAGCAGCAAAAGTTGTTAAACAAGCCCGTCAACAAATAGCCGAATTAATCAATGCTTCCCCCAAAGAAATTATTTTTACTTCTGGTGCAACTGAAAGCATTAATTTAGCCATTCAAGGTTATGTTTCTCAACAGCATCACCCATGCAAAATTATTGTTTCTCCAGTTGAACACAAAGCCGTTTTAGATACCTGTGCAGCTTTAGCTAAAAAAAGGTTAGTGGAAATTGTTTGGTTAAAGGTTAATCAACAAGCTCAAATTGATTTAGAATATCTGGAAAAAGTCGGCGCTGAGGGTGCTTCTCTGCTGTGTGTAATGGCTGCTAATAATGAAGTGGGTACAATTTATCCTATCTCAGAAATTGGGGCGATCGCATCTTTCTACAATATTCCTTTTCTCTGTGACGCTTCCCAAGCAGTGGGTAAAATTCCTCTCAACTTTCAAGACTGCGGTATTACCTATTTAGCTATTTCTGGACACAAACTTTATGCGCCCAAAGGAGTTGGTGCATTAGTCGTCAAAAAAGGTGAACATCTGCAACCAATTATATATGGTGGTGGACATCAACAGGGAATTAGATCAGGTACGCTCAACGTCCCCGGAATCGCTGGTTTAGGTGAAGCTTGTCACTGGAGACGGTTGGAGATGGAAAAAGATGAACAGGCGATCGCACTTATGCGAAACCAACTCCAAAACTTGCTACAATGTCAAATACCTGATTTAGTAGTTAACGGCGACTTAAACAACCGTTTATCAGGTAACTTACACATTTCTATCCCGAATATTCCTAATAGTGCGATTATTGCGAGAGTTCGCCATCAATTAGCCATTTCTACAGGTGCGGCTTGTTCTTCCGGTGTTGTTGCACCATCTCACGTTTTACAAGCGATGAATCTTGCAGAAAATCTGATTGAAGGAGCGTTAAGAATTGGTATTGGTAAATTTACAACCAAAGCCGAAATAGAAAAAACATCCTCTCTGATTATAAATGCAGTCAATAAAATTCAGCAACTTTTATAA
- a CDS encoding type II toxin-antitoxin system HicB family antitoxin → MKTFTAIIERDSQTNLYVGYVPGFPGAHSQGETLDELQQNLREVIEMLLEDTEPIFETEFIKVAEFY, encoded by the coding sequence ATGAAGACTTTCACCGCAATAATTGAGAGAGATTCACAGACAAATCTTTATGTGGGTTATGTACCTGGATTTCCTGGGGCGCATTCTCAAGGTGAGACTTTGGATGAATTACAGCAAAATTTACGTGAAGTAATTGAGATGCTGCTTGAAGATACTGAACCGATTTTTGAGACAGAGTTTATAAAAGTTGCTGAATTTTATTGA
- a CDS encoding Uma2 family endonuclease, which produces MTQPNLTPAIAVNIPNTLTLQVSHEQFVDLALANRDLQLERTATGELIIMPPTGSDTGNKNLDIEGQLWLWNRQTKLGKAFNSSTGFRLPNGANRSPDAAWVSKQRWDALTLEQQETFAPICPDFVLELRSKTDSLEKLQAKMREYIENGAGLGWLIDRKNQRVEIYRPGRNVEVLDHPVSLSGENILPGFLLDLTEVWS; this is translated from the coding sequence ATGACACAACCTAACTTAACCCCGGCTATTGCTGTCAATATCCCAAATACACTCACACTTCAAGTTTCCCATGAGCAATTCGTTGATTTGGCACTCGCTAACCGAGATTTACAATTAGAACGAACTGCTACGGGGGAGTTAATTATTATGCCACCAACGGGCAGCGATACTGGCAACAAAAACCTAGATATAGAAGGGCAGCTTTGGCTGTGGAACCGTCAAACTAAACTGGGTAAAGCTTTTAACTCTTCAACAGGTTTTCGTCTTCCGAATGGTGCTAATCGCTCTCCTGATGCAGCTTGGGTAAGTAAACAAAGATGGGATGCTCTGACTTTAGAACAGCAAGAAACTTTTGCGCCAATTTGTCCGGATTTTGTGCTGGAATTACGTTCTAAAACGGACTCTTTAGAAAAGTTGCAAGCAAAGATGAGAGAATATATAGAAAATGGTGCTGGTTTGGGTTGGTTGATTGACCGCAAAAATCAACGAGTGGAAATTTATCGTCCTGGTAGAAATGTGGAAGTTTTAGATCATCCTGTTAGTTTATCAGGGGAAAATATTTTACCTGGATTTTTGTTGGATTTAACAGAGGTTTGGAGTTAA